One Cucurbita pepo subsp. pepo cultivar mu-cu-16 chromosome LG07, ASM280686v2, whole genome shotgun sequence genomic region harbors:
- the LOC111798858 gene encoding transcription factor MYB36-like has protein sequence MGRAPCCDKDNVKKGPWSPEEDEKLKAYIQLHGTGGNWIALPNKIGLKRCGKSCRLRWLNYLRPNIKHGGFSEEEDDIICKLFVSIGSRWSIIAAQLPGRTDNDIKNYWNTRLKKKLLGTPKRVSSRKTAQTVTSSVMERLQLQKQLQGFQTAFSFDSTSTLWPPVSADGSLVNGECNLEGCTGKSPVGSSSAAKEMNDCQESLFWWCNDFDANSAAASNLWETTSALQSDGILQDFEVLGYTL, from the exons atgggGCGAGCACCATGCTGTGACAAAGACAACGTAAAGAAAGGGCCATGGTCGcctgaagaagatgagaagcTCAAGGCTTATATCCAACTTCATGGGACTGGTGGCAATTGGATTGCTCTTCCCAACAAAATAG GGTTGAAGCGGTGCGGGAAGAGTTGCAGGCTCCGATGGCTCAATTACTTGAGACCGAATATCAAACATGGTGGATTctctgaagaagaagacgatatcatttgtaaactCTTCGTAAGCATTGGTAGCAG GTGGTCAATAATTGCAGCTCAGTTACCGGGAAGAACAGACAACGACATAAAGAACTACTGGAACAcaaggttgaagaagaaactgcTCGGAACTCCCAAACGTGTCAGCTCGAGAAAGACTGCACAGACAGTGACAAGCTCCGTCATGGAAAGGCTCCAGCTTCAAAAGCAGCTTCAAGGCTTTCAAACCGCCTTCTCTTTCGACAGCACCTCCACGCTCTGGCCTCCGGTGTCGGCCGATGGGAGCCTTGTCAATGGTGAGTGCAATCTGGAAGGGTGCACGGGGAAGAGTCCGGTCGGTTCGAGCTCGGCCGCGAAGGAAATGAATGATTGTCAAGAGAGTTTGTTTTGGTGGTGTAATGATTTTGATGCAAATTCTGCAGCTGCTTCAAACCTTTGGGAGACTACTTCAGCTCTTCAATCCGATGGGATTCTTCAGGATTTTGAAGTTCTTGGTTACACTCTTTAG
- the LOC111798387 gene encoding kaempferol 3-O-beta-D-galactosyltransferase-like has product MEEVARTHQWRHQVLIFAFPFGSHPSCLLTLVRRLADEAPAVKFSFFNTSISNAAIFNDGRRNHNVFPYSVGDGLPEGYVRKQGVPAEPAALFLKAAAGNFRMAVAAAAETAAVEVRGVVSDAFLWFSGEIAAEMKVPWVPVWVPGLRSLVVHLHTDLFRRKLADSGDDKEKVIDFLPGFEAIRKVDLQEGVVHGDLESPFANMLRKMEIHLLKASAVVVNSFKEAEPEMFDILKPMLQKLLTIAPLNITPSTSIIADEHGCLEWLDKQKPMSVAYICFGTFLALPPHELTALTEALVESRVHFLWSFRGNPKESFSKEFLEVVDVQGKLVPWAPQTRVLAHPSVRVFIAHCGWNSVMEAIMAGVPMICRPFVGDNALNARTMEFQWKAGLGLQDGIFTKDEVMKAMNSIFDPYKGSEISRNLNTLKDLALEAARPEGSSAKNFNSLVELLTK; this is encoded by the exons ATGGAAGAAGTGGCAAGAACCCATCAATGGCGTCATCAAGTACTGATTTTTGCCTTCCCTTTTGGCAGCCATCCGAGCTGCCTTCTCACCCTCGTCCGGCGACTCGCCGACGAGGCTCCAGCTGTGAAATTCTCCTTCTTCAACACCAGCATTTCCAACGCCGCCATTTTCAACGACGGCCGTCGGAATCACAACGTTTTCCCTTACAGCGTCGGCGATGGTTTGCCGGAAGGGTACGTCAGAAAACAGGGAGTGCCGGCGGAACCCGCAGCGCTTTTTCTAAAGGCGGCTGCTGGGAACTTCAGGATGGCGGTTGCGGCCGCGGCGGAGACGGCGGCTGTGGAGGTTCGAGGAGTTGTGAGTGACGCGTTTTTGTGGTTTTCCGGTGAGATTGCGGCGGAGATGAAGGTTCCTTGGGTTCCGGTTTGGGTTCCCGGGCTACGGAGTCTGGTTGTTCATCTTCACACCGATTTGTTCCGGCGAAAACTGGCGGATTCCg GAGATGATAAAGAGAAAGTCATCGATTTCCTTCCTGGGTTTGAAGCAATACGTAAAGTTGACTTACAAGAAGGCGTAGTGCACGGAGATTTAGAATCACCCTTTGCAAATATGTTACGTAAGATGGAGATTCATTTACTGAAAGCCTCTGCCGTCGTCGTAAACAGTTTCAAAGAAGCCGAGCCCGAGATGTTCGACATTCTAAAACCAATGCTTCAAAAGTTGCTCACGATTGCACCACTTAACATAACACCATCGACATCGATTATTGCCGACGAGCACGGCTGTCTCGAATGGTTAGACAAGCAAAAGCCAATGTCTGTGGCATACATATGCTTCGGTACTTTTTTAGCACTCCCCCCTCACGAGTTAACGGCGTTGACCGAGGCGTTGGTCGAGAGTAGGGTTCATTTTCTATGGTCATTTAGGGGGAACCCTAAGGAGAGCTTCTCTAAGGAGTTCCTTGAAGTAGTTGATGTGCAAGGGAAATTAGTGCCATGGGCTCCCCAAACAAGAGTGTTGGCACATCCTTCAGTTAGGGTTTTTATAGCTCATTGTGGATGGAACTCTGTTATGGAGGCTATAATGGCTGGTGTGCCTATGATATGTAGGCCCTTTGTTGGGGACAATGCCCTTAATGCAAGGACAATGGAGTTTCAATGGAAGGCTGGCTTAGGGCTTCAAGATGGAATATTCACAAAGGATGAAGTAATGAAGGCAATGAACTCGATCTTcgacccttataaagggtctGAAATAAGTCGGAATCTTAACACGCTTAAAGATCTAGCTCTTGAAGCTGCTCGACCTGAAGGGAGTTCAGCTAAAAACTTCAATTCTTTGGTCGAGTTACTTACCAAGTAG
- the LOC111798385 gene encoding xylose isomerase isoform X3 yields MKSREVLALFLCLNVFLLGAIAEPPTCPADANNECSHSGDWEGEFFPGISKIVYEGPASKNPLAFKWYNANEEILGKKMKDWMRFSVAFWHTFRGTGGDPFGAATKYWPWEDGTNSVAMAKRRMRANFEFIKKLGVEFWCFHDRDIAPDALTLEETNANLDAVVALAKELQGTKIKPLWGTAQLFMHPRYMHGAATSSEVGVYAYAAAQVKKAMEVTHHLGGENYVFWGGREGYQSLLNTDMGRELDHMARFLQAAAAYKKKIGFNGTLLIEPKPQEPTKHQYDWDAATSANFLRKYGLIDDFKLNIECNHATLSGHSCHHELETARLNGILGNIDANTGDPQVGWDTDQFLTDIGEATMVMLSVVKNGGLAPGGFNFDAKLRRESTDVEDLFIAHISGMDTLARGLRNVAKLIEDGSLTELVRKRYQSFDTEIGAQIEAGKADFEYLEKKAMEWGEPKVPSAKQELAEMLFQSAL; encoded by the exons ATGAAGTCCCGTGAAGTTTTGGCTCTGTTTCTGTGTTTGAATGTGTTCTTGCTTGGAGCG ATTGCTGAGCCTCCCACATGTCCTGCTGATGCAAATAACGAATGCAGTCATTCTGGGGATTGGGAGGGGGAATTTTTCCCTGGTATTTCCAAGATTGTATATGAG GGTCCTGCAAGCAAAAATCCACTGGCATTTAAATGGTATAATGCTAATGAGGAAATtcttgggaagaaaatgaag GATTGGATGAGGTTCAGTGTTGCGTTTTGGCATACGTTCCGTGGGACAGGAGGAGACCCATTTGGTGCTGCTACCAAGTATTGGCCATGGGAAGATGGTACCAATTCAGTGGCTATGGCAAAGAGGAGGA TGAGAGCTAATTTCGAGTTCATTAAGAAACTTGGGGTTGAATTTTGGTGCTTCCATGACCGAGATATAGCCCCAGATGCACTAACTTTGGAG GAAACTAATGCAAACCTTGATGCGGTTGTGGCCCTTGCTAAAGAGCTCCAG GGAACCAAAATTAAACCTTTGTGGGGTACAGCACAACTATTCATGCACCCTCGTTACATGCATGGTGCTGCGACGAG CTCTGAAGTTGGTGTTTATGCATATGCTGCTGCTCAAGTCAAGAAAGCAATGGAA GTCACTCATCATTTGGGGGGAGAAAACTACGTCTTCTGGGGCGGCCGTGAGGGTTATCAGTCTCTTCTGAACACCGACATGGGGAGAGAGCTCGACCATATG GCCAGGTTTCTTCAGGCCGCCGCCGCCTACAAGAAGAAGATTGGTTTCAATG GAACATTGCTGATTGAACCCAAGCCCCAAGAGCCTACGAAACATCA GTACGATTGGGATGCTgctacatcggctaatttcCTGCGAAAATATGGTCTTATTG ATGACTTTAAGCTTAACATTGAATGCAATCACGCCACGCTATCGGGTCATAG TTGCCACCATGAACTTGAAACTGCAAGGCTCAACGGGATTCTCGGAAACATTGATGCGAACACTGGCGACCCTCAAGTTG GTTGGGATACCGATCAGTTTCTGACCGACATTGGTGAAGCTACTATGGTTATGCTCAGTGTAGTGAAAAAT GGAGGGTTAGCACCTGGTGGATTCAACTTTGATGCGAAATT GCGAAGAGAGAGTACCGACGTTGAAGATTTGTTTATTGCTCACATTAGTGGAATGGATACCCTTGCTCGTGGACTCCGAAATGTTGCCAAGCTAATTGAG GATGGTTCTTTAACGGAGCTTGTTCGTAAGAGATACCAGAGTTTCGACACCGAAATTGGCGCACAAATAGAG GCTGGTAAGGCTGATTTTGAATATCTTGAGAAGAAGGCCATGGAATGGGGAGAGCCAAAGGTTCCTTCTGCCAAGCAG GAACTTGCTGAGATGCTTTTCCAGTCAGCACTGTGA
- the LOC111798385 gene encoding xylose isomerase isoform X2: MGFAFYCLISDKLGVKMKSREVLALFLCLNVFLLGAIAEPPTCPADANNECSHSGDWEGEFFPGISKIVYEGPASKNPLAFKWYNANEEILGKKMKDWMRFSVAFWHTFRGTGGDPFGAATKYWPWEDGTNSVAMAKRRMRANFEFIKKLGVEFWCFHDRDIAPDALTLEETNANLDAVVALAKELQGTKIKPLWGTAQLFMHPRYMHGAATSSEVGVYAYAAAQVKKAMEVTHHLGGENYVFWGGREGYQSLLNTDMGRELDHMARFLQAAAAYKKKIGFNGTLLIEPKPQEPTKHQYDWDAATSANFLRKYGLIDDFKLNIECNHATLSGHSCHHELETARLNGILGNIDANTGDPQVGWDTDQFLTDIGEATMVMLSVVKNGGLAPGGFNFDAKLRRESTDVEDLFIAHISGMDTLARGLRNVAKLIEDGSLTELVRKRYQSFDTEIGAQIEAGKADFEYLEKKAMEWGEPKVPSAKQELAEMLFQSAL; encoded by the exons ATGGGTTTTGCTTTTTATTGCCTAATTTCTGAT AAATTGGGTGTAAAAATGAAGTCCCGTGAAGTTTTGGCTCTGTTTCTGTGTTTGAATGTGTTCTTGCTTGGAGCG ATTGCTGAGCCTCCCACATGTCCTGCTGATGCAAATAACGAATGCAGTCATTCTGGGGATTGGGAGGGGGAATTTTTCCCTGGTATTTCCAAGATTGTATATGAG GGTCCTGCAAGCAAAAATCCACTGGCATTTAAATGGTATAATGCTAATGAGGAAATtcttgggaagaaaatgaag GATTGGATGAGGTTCAGTGTTGCGTTTTGGCATACGTTCCGTGGGACAGGAGGAGACCCATTTGGTGCTGCTACCAAGTATTGGCCATGGGAAGATGGTACCAATTCAGTGGCTATGGCAAAGAGGAGGA TGAGAGCTAATTTCGAGTTCATTAAGAAACTTGGGGTTGAATTTTGGTGCTTCCATGACCGAGATATAGCCCCAGATGCACTAACTTTGGAG GAAACTAATGCAAACCTTGATGCGGTTGTGGCCCTTGCTAAAGAGCTCCAG GGAACCAAAATTAAACCTTTGTGGGGTACAGCACAACTATTCATGCACCCTCGTTACATGCATGGTGCTGCGACGAG CTCTGAAGTTGGTGTTTATGCATATGCTGCTGCTCAAGTCAAGAAAGCAATGGAA GTCACTCATCATTTGGGGGGAGAAAACTACGTCTTCTGGGGCGGCCGTGAGGGTTATCAGTCTCTTCTGAACACCGACATGGGGAGAGAGCTCGACCATATG GCCAGGTTTCTTCAGGCCGCCGCCGCCTACAAGAAGAAGATTGGTTTCAATG GAACATTGCTGATTGAACCCAAGCCCCAAGAGCCTACGAAACATCA GTACGATTGGGATGCTgctacatcggctaatttcCTGCGAAAATATGGTCTTATTG ATGACTTTAAGCTTAACATTGAATGCAATCACGCCACGCTATCGGGTCATAG TTGCCACCATGAACTTGAAACTGCAAGGCTCAACGGGATTCTCGGAAACATTGATGCGAACACTGGCGACCCTCAAGTTG GTTGGGATACCGATCAGTTTCTGACCGACATTGGTGAAGCTACTATGGTTATGCTCAGTGTAGTGAAAAAT GGAGGGTTAGCACCTGGTGGATTCAACTTTGATGCGAAATT GCGAAGAGAGAGTACCGACGTTGAAGATTTGTTTATTGCTCACATTAGTGGAATGGATACCCTTGCTCGTGGACTCCGAAATGTTGCCAAGCTAATTGAG GATGGTTCTTTAACGGAGCTTGTTCGTAAGAGATACCAGAGTTTCGACACCGAAATTGGCGCACAAATAGAG GCTGGTAAGGCTGATTTTGAATATCTTGAGAAGAAGGCCATGGAATGGGGAGAGCCAAAGGTTCCTTCTGCCAAGCAG GAACTTGCTGAGATGCTTTTCCAGTCAGCACTGTGA